In the genome of Streptomyces sp. SAI-127, the window GATGAACGGCGTGGTCGTCATCGGCGAGGGCGAGAAGGACGAGGCCCCGATGCTCTTCAACGGAGAGCGCGTGGGCGACGGGACCGGGCCCGAGTGCGACATCGCCGTCGATCCGATCGACGGGACGACGCTGACGGCCAAGGGCATGCCGAACGCGATCGCCGTGCTGGCCGCGGCGGACCGTGGGTCGATGTTCGACCCGTCCGCCGTGTTCTACATGGACAAACTGGTCACGGGTCCCGAGGCCGCGGACTTCGTCGACATCAACGCACCGGTCTCCGTGAACATCCGGCGGGTCGCCAAGGCCAAGCGGTCCACTCCGGAGGACGTGACCGTGGTCATCCTCGACCGGCCCCGGCACGAAGGGATCATCAAGGAGATCCGGGAGGCCGGAGCGCGGATCAAGCTGATCTCCGACGGTGACGTGGCGGGGTCGATCTACGCGCTGCGCGAAGGCACCGGCGTCGACATGCTGCTGGGCATCGGCGGTACGCCCGAGGGGATCATCTCGGCCTGTGCCGTGAAGTGCCTCGGGGGAACGATCCAGGGCAAGCTGTGGCCGAAGGACGACGAGGAGCGGGCGCGGGCGATCGACGCCGGGCACGATCTGGACCGGGTGCTCATGACCGACGACCTGGTGTCCGGGGAGAACGTGTTCTTCGTGGCCACCGGGATCACCGACGGCGAGCTGCTGCGTGGTGTGCGGTACCGGTCGGAGACCGCGACGACCGACTCGATCGTGATGCGGTCGAAGTCGGGGACGGTCCGGCGGATCGACTCCGAGCACCGGCTCAGCAAGCTGCGGGCCTACAGCGCGATCGACTTCGACCGCGCGAAGTAGCTCGCACCTGAGTGAGAGGGCGCCCCCGGTGCGGAGGGGGCGCCCTTTCCTTTTGCCCTTGGTGTCGCCCTGCCCTTGTTGTCGCCCTTGCTTCAGCCCGCCTGGGCTATGCGCGCCGCCCTCGCCGCCTTCTGCAGTTCCAGGTCGCGGCGGCGCCTGCGGGCCAG includes:
- the glpX gene encoding class II fructose-bisphosphatase, which codes for MTEHHHLPSELEVPSEAPDRNLALELVRVTEAAAMAAGRWVGRGEKNGADGAAVRAMRSLVSTVSMNGVVVIGEGEKDEAPMLFNGERVGDGTGPECDIAVDPIDGTTLTAKGMPNAIAVLAAADRGSMFDPSAVFYMDKLVTGPEAADFVDINAPVSVNIRRVAKAKRSTPEDVTVVILDRPRHEGIIKEIREAGARIKLISDGDVAGSIYALREGTGVDMLLGIGGTPEGIISACAVKCLGGTIQGKLWPKDDEERARAIDAGHDLDRVLMTDDLVSGENVFFVATGITDGELLRGVRYRSETATTDSIVMRSKSGTVRRIDSEHRLSKLRAYSAIDFDRAK